The following are encoded together in the Halobaculum limi genome:
- a CDS encoding VOC family protein — translation MTDDAVSADRPDSLMHAAGWDHVTLVGSNAADTIAFYRDVLGLPLVVRQPNLDREAVEHLFFDAGDGRLVTFFVDESRDSVEKQDPDIGAVHHLAFRIEPDELPGIRDRLLDAGHEISEFDRGAFHSLYTHDHNGLVIELAADKYEIPDDRRGEILARAQAARVATGDEYIDSAHLEAAMEELGFEIVPNDLPDAATGRDF, via the coding sequence ATGACCGACGACGCCGTCTCCGCCGACCGACCCGACAGTCTGATGCACGCCGCTGGATGGGACCACGTTACCCTCGTCGGGAGCAACGCCGCCGACACCATCGCCTTTTACCGCGACGTCCTCGGCCTCCCGTTGGTGGTCCGACAGCCGAACCTAGACCGCGAGGCGGTCGAACACCTCTTTTTCGACGCTGGCGACGGCCGCCTCGTGACGTTCTTCGTCGACGAGTCGCGCGACTCCGTCGAAAAGCAGGACCCGGATATCGGTGCGGTCCACCACCTCGCCTTCCGGATCGAACCCGACGAACTCCCCGGCATCCGCGACCGCCTCCTCGACGCCGGCCACGAGATTAGCGAGTTCGACCGCGGGGCGTTCCACTCGCTGTACACGCACGACCACAATGGCCTCGTCATCGAACTCGCGGCCGACAAGTACGAGATTCCCGACGACCGACGGGGCGAGATTCTCGCGCGAGCGCAGGCGGCCCGCGTCGCCACCGGCGACGAGTACATTGACTCCGCGCATCTGGAGGCCGCGATGGAGGAATTGGGATTCGAAATCGTCCCGAATGACCTCCCGGACGCGGCGACCGGCCGCGACTTCTGA
- a CDS encoding HalOD1 output domain-containing protein yields the protein MTEWSIGTGDGPGERALVSQRQYDWGMTTPVEGIVETVAEATGRPFDTLPPLEHVIDTGAVTALLAAAGRRGPADGVEISFRYEGFLVTAYSTGRVTLYSD from the coding sequence ATGACAGAGTGGTCGATCGGAACCGGCGACGGACCCGGTGAGCGAGCACTCGTGTCACAGCGACAGTACGACTGGGGGATGACTACGCCCGTCGAGGGTATCGTCGAGACGGTTGCAGAGGCGACTGGACGCCCGTTCGATACGCTTCCACCGCTCGAACACGTCATCGACACTGGCGCCGTCACGGCGTTGCTCGCTGCGGCCGGTCGGCGCGGTCCTGCGGACGGCGTCGAGATATCGTTCAGATATGAGGGCTTCCTCGTCACGGCGTACAGCACCGGACGAGTCACCCTGTACAGCGACTGA
- a CDS encoding tyrosine-type recombinase/integrase, whose translation MSQGDDAPTTPRRVAPSTTPAAALAAFVGHVGKGGTGRHRGEVERVVGGFVDRVSDAGVDRVGDLTDRHLEAYAEYLAQRAWAREDDPGAGITGRTAHQYYALVRSFCGFLHERDALETNPATHAVATGALPDRSVGVREDDREQFWSAETREAIVRWMDWRTEDALDHGWLDSARATRDRALVAVLAYSGARGAELFRDPQNERRQGIRWRHVDIDEGTLRVYGKSQEWQRTPLLNPGIDRLRAHYRRQDPPTNEWPVFPTNHLPSLYAVVRDAESVDTEPTKETVWDLLRENDLVPPSLSTAGARTLLKDLSAESGVTEGGEPLLPHGARRGLGDTLYDMSAELAQEVLRHQSVETTHRSYRDDDVERLRRAAEDALDR comes from the coding sequence ATGAGCCAGGGCGACGACGCACCGACGACACCACGACGGGTCGCCCCGTCGACGACGCCGGCAGCGGCGCTCGCGGCGTTCGTCGGACACGTCGGGAAGGGGGGAACCGGCCGACACCGCGGCGAGGTCGAACGCGTCGTCGGCGGGTTCGTCGACCGCGTCAGCGACGCCGGGGTCGACCGCGTCGGCGACCTCACCGACCGCCACCTCGAGGCGTACGCAGAGTACCTCGCGCAGCGAGCGTGGGCCCGCGAGGACGACCCCGGTGCCGGCATCACCGGGCGGACAGCCCACCAGTACTACGCGCTCGTCCGCTCGTTCTGTGGCTTCCTCCACGAACGCGATGCGCTGGAGACGAACCCCGCGACCCACGCCGTTGCGACAGGAGCGCTCCCCGACCGGAGCGTCGGCGTCCGCGAGGACGACCGCGAGCAGTTCTGGAGCGCCGAAACGCGCGAGGCTATCGTTCGCTGGATGGACTGGCGAACCGAAGACGCACTCGACCACGGGTGGCTCGACTCGGCGCGCGCCACTCGCGACCGGGCGCTCGTCGCCGTCCTCGCGTACTCCGGTGCTCGGGGTGCGGAACTGTTTCGCGACCCGCAAAACGAGCGAAGGCAGGGGATTCGTTGGCGACACGTCGACATCGACGAGGGGACGCTTCGCGTGTACGGCAAGTCGCAGGAGTGGCAACGGACGCCGTTGCTCAACCCGGGTATCGACCGCCTGCGTGCGCACTACCGTCGACAGGACCCACCGACCAACGAGTGGCCGGTGTTCCCGACGAATCACTTGCCGAGTCTCTACGCGGTGGTTCGCGACGCCGAGTCGGTGGACACCGAGCCAACGAAGGAGACGGTGTGGGACCTACTTCGCGAGAACGACCTCGTCCCACCGTCGCTGTCGACGGCGGGTGCCCGGACGCTGCTGAAGGACCTCTCCGCCGAGAGCGGCGTCACAGAGGGGGGAGAACCGCTCTTGCCACACGGTGCGAGACGAGGACTGGGCGACACGCTGTACGACATGTCGGCTGAACTCGCACAGGAGGTGCTCCGCCACCAGTCGGTCGAGACCACCCACCGGAGTTACCGCGACGACGACGTCGAGCGACTCCGGCGGGCGGCCGAAGACGCGCTAGACCGCTGA
- a CDS encoding ring-cleaving dioxygenase — protein sequence MTDFTPAQGIHHVTCIAGDPQRNMDFWTETLGLRLVKRSINQDDPSTYHFFFADAEGTPGTSMTFFPWENLSQGKVGSGQVSRTAFRVPEGSLDYWEDRFDEYGVDYDDRVERFGETVLPFRDPDGLPIELVAVEIPDDDPTVPWTAFVPEEHAIRGFHSVTLWLANPDSTMGLLRTMGLEEVGTEESPGDTPGDERTRFAAAGPVGKYVDVLPTIQAGRQGHGTVHHVAFQTPTDEDQDAMRRAVSGEGLSPTQQIDRHWFRSVYFREFNGVLFELATSDPGYDSDEPLDELGGRLVLPGKFASQREQIEAGLPDVTVPRTDAVEADD from the coding sequence ATGACCGATTTCACACCCGCACAGGGTATTCACCACGTGACTTGCATCGCCGGCGACCCGCAGCGAAATATGGACTTCTGGACCGAGACGCTCGGCCTCCGCCTCGTGAAGCGCTCGATCAATCAGGACGACCCGAGCACCTACCACTTCTTCTTCGCAGACGCGGAGGGGACGCCCGGCACGAGTATGACGTTCTTCCCGTGGGAGAACCTCTCGCAGGGGAAAGTCGGATCCGGGCAGGTGTCCAGAACCGCCTTCCGCGTCCCCGAGGGGAGCCTCGACTACTGGGAGGACCGCTTCGACGAGTACGGCGTCGACTACGACGACCGCGTCGAGCGATTCGGGGAGACGGTCCTGCCGTTCCGCGACCCTGACGGCCTCCCGATCGAACTGGTTGCCGTCGAGATTCCCGACGACGACCCGACTGTCCCGTGGACCGCGTTCGTCCCTGAAGAACACGCTATCCGCGGGTTCCACTCCGTGACGCTGTGGCTGGCGAACCCCGACTCGACGATGGGGCTCCTGCGGACGATGGGACTGGAGGAGGTCGGCACCGAAGAGTCACCGGGCGACACGCCTGGCGACGAGCGCACTCGCTTCGCTGCTGCCGGACCTGTCGGCAAGTACGTCGACGTACTTCCGACGATACAAGCGGGACGGCAGGGGCACGGCACCGTCCACCACGTCGCGTTCCAGACGCCGACCGACGAGGATCAAGATGCGATGCGACGGGCGGTCAGCGGCGAAGGTCTCTCACCGACCCAACAGATCGACCGCCACTGGTTCCGGTCGGTGTACTTCCGCGAGTTCAACGGCGTCCTGTTCGAACTCGCGACGAGCGATCCGGGCTACGACAGCGACGAACCCCTCGACGAACTCGGCGGGCGACTCGTCCTCCCCGGGAAGTTCGCGAGCCAACGCGAACAGATCGAGGCCGGTCTTCCTGACGTGACTGTCCCACGCACCGACGCCGTCGAAGCCGACGACTGA
- a CDS encoding DUF7344 domain-containing protein, producing the protein MPNTTTALTNAGVSTADLTISEQYRLIANERRRLLIDVLADQPTALSLECLAATLAERETGEQVPSEDVIERVAISLHHAHLPKLADYGLIEYDAETNWIDPCGIDAAE; encoded by the coding sequence ATGCCCAACACGACAACCGCCCTCACGAACGCCGGTGTCAGTACCGCCGACTTGACCATCAGCGAACAGTACCGCCTGATCGCGAACGAGCGTCGTCGCCTCTTGATCGACGTTCTCGCCGACCAACCGACGGCGCTCTCGCTTGAGTGCCTCGCAGCGACACTCGCCGAACGGGAGACGGGTGAGCAGGTCCCATCCGAAGACGTCATCGAACGGGTCGCGATATCGCTGCACCATGCCCACCTCCCGAAACTCGCCGACTACGGGCTCATCGAGTACGACGCCGAGACGAACTGGATCGATCCGTGTGGAATCGACGCTGCCGAGTGA
- a CDS encoding DUF7344 domain-containing protein, whose product MTKKDGAGTERNASVGRAPPHLRLSRADYVFEALRERRRRVICRILQTTDDREIEDLAMDVATHESDDDERTVTNNEWELVFASLYHSHIPKLDDLEVVTYDDTTGIVNPGPRFEPVADVLSAVERVLTVGDDFLPRSDE is encoded by the coding sequence ATGACAAAGAAAGATGGCGCAGGAACGGAGCGTAATGCCTCTGTGGGGCGAGCGCCGCCGCACTTGCGTCTCTCCCGCGCCGACTACGTCTTCGAGGCGTTGCGCGAGCGCCGCAGACGGGTGATCTGTCGTATCCTCCAGACGACAGACGACCGAGAGATCGAAGACCTCGCGATGGACGTCGCGACACACGAGTCGGACGACGACGAACGGACCGTGACGAACAACGAGTGGGAGTTGGTGTTCGCGTCGTTGTATCACTCGCACATCCCGAAACTCGACGACCTCGAGGTTGTGACGTACGACGACACCACTGGCATCGTGAACCCTGGCCCGCGATTCGAACCGGTGGCGGACGTGCTTTCGGCGGTCGAGCGGGTGTTGACCGTCGGTGACGACTTTTTGCCTCGCTCCGACGAGTGA
- a CDS encoding competence/damage-inducible protein A yields the protein MNVAILTIGDEVLAGETANANAHWLAGEVTRNGARVRRILTMPDVRADITDRVRAWADEFDAVIVTGGLGGTHDDVTADAIADAFDRDLVVDEAVRTAVLETVAAYRDANPEVVDEHDLDIDVAAWAALPEGARPLLNDEGLCPGFVIENVYAFPGVPAEVRAIFGLVAAEFAGDGVATTLYTPQPEGSMTGVLDAARATFDVAIGSYPDTEGHNRITVRGDDAEAVATVAEWLRERVTVVDDA from the coding sequence ATGAACGTCGCCATCCTCACCATCGGTGATGAGGTGCTCGCCGGCGAGACGGCGAACGCCAACGCACACTGGCTCGCCGGAGAGGTGACGCGCAACGGTGCCCGCGTCCGCCGAATCCTGACGATGCCTGACGTGCGTGCCGATATCACCGACCGCGTTCGCGCGTGGGCCGACGAGTTCGACGCCGTCATCGTCACCGGCGGTCTCGGCGGCACGCACGACGACGTCACCGCCGACGCCATCGCCGACGCGTTCGACCGTGACCTCGTCGTCGACGAGGCGGTTCGCACCGCCGTCCTCGAAACCGTCGCCGCCTACCGCGACGCCAACCCCGAGGTGGTCGACGAACACGACCTCGACATCGACGTAGCCGCGTGGGCGGCGCTCCCTGAGGGGGCACGCCCACTGTTGAACGACGAGGGGTTGTGTCCGGGATTCGTCATCGAGAACGTGTACGCGTTTCCGGGCGTGCCCGCAGAGGTTCGAGCCATCTTCGGTCTCGTCGCCGCCGAATTCGCCGGCGACGGCGTCGCGACGACGCTGTACACGCCCCAGCCTGAGGGGTCGATGACCGGCGTACTCGACGCGGCACGAGCGACGTTCGACGTCGCCATCGGCAGTTACCCCGACACGGAGGGCCACAATCGGATCACGGTCCGTGGCGACGACGCCGAGGCGGTCGCTACTGTAGCGGAGTGGCTTCGAGAGCGTGTGACCGTCGTCGACGACGCGTGA
- a CDS encoding PAS domain-containing protein, with translation MTPEGLNADLRDTLAVFGVDGEPRTTPEVADSLDVGRRTTYNRLQRLAELGKIETKKVGANARVWWRIATYAPGVTRTDEQANGTADAADTEGDAEVRSPTGTGEYGLLVDAVEEYAIFSLDPNGLVTSWNAGAERITGYTAADVIGEHFSLFYTAADSDSGFPERNLATALSEGSYETSGWRRQKDGTRFCAQVTISAITGPDGEHLGFATVTRDTTEHRHADVERTLLYETAHAVATAEASDEGVTAALRLVCETTEWEYAEAWFPNDDGDLHQINAAYVGEELEEVAAASREIGYGPGDGLPGRVWASGEPEWTSAVAEDEPNESRAAALDNVGVSAAVAVPVSVDDAVTGVVVFLSRTAREVDKRLVGLLSSAADELGAILRVRPPGEPFEGGNPHVDRVLEASPVGIAIVDTDGRYVRVNGRGRELLGLSDGASLPCSPEEVTLYDADGEAVPLAEHPGVRALDTADRVLDWEAQIQTSGERTRWLTVNASPVFDADGTVEHVIVTAQDVTEQKTRANRIEQRRETVETELTTVLARISDAFFAVDEDWRLTYLNDRARAMFGDTDADLVGRDVSTLLDDAVEATLRERVLDDLDDSESVRFQEYLTEADEWVEFSVYPAATGVSVYARTVTDRVNRMVELARSERIIDTIEDGVFVLDEDDRYTTVNDAYASLVGRDRESLIGAHVSTVLDDEGVDRVEQARTGLASGDREQITYEVEVTTPTGRTWVGEAIVTPLATQAGGERVGVVRDVTAARQREAELAAANRRYRALVDNFPNGTVSLVDPDLRYVTVGGEVTNAVAADVSELVGERVLDVLPDSIGTRIAANYRRALDGSTVTFETTVGDVRYKSTYVPIRDSDGEVVAAMGISIDVTQQRETEATLRKHVRQQECLAGLGQDALGDDSAEELIERVVDVVCESLGTSHCTAMRFDSDSERLHLAHGVGWEEGIVGETWVHATDDHHAGFTLRTGREAVVEDIDDESRFTVPGVLVDHEIKAGITARIGPSDDPWGVLAVYDTEPMAFSSEDAAFVQSVASVLAAAIDRRRQTRELDAQRTALAAVNSLNTVAREITAAVLDQSTRAEIERVLCAHLAESDSYEVAWIGEADDDAGVIHSRVVAGDDTNEIQFSLTDPERPARSLTETALRTGMPQFLEADEAGAHDRTGVDADELGSLAAVPISHDETSYGVLTVHTSRTEGFGRAEREVIEQVATVASHAIAAADRKLALVSDELVEITFQIDDVYGTLETAIEPTGRYTFDHIIPLDDGEFIVHGTADSESVPHLLELAEVNPLWKSVRTFESGQTVRIELHAVDLPVFSAIAARGGYIEEVVVEDGDLNATIMLAPSVDVGGMLDTIERHYPVTHLRRRRQFTRSRETREQVSHEIGSSLTDRQRTALEAAYYGGYFEWPRAMAAEEVAKSMGVAPSTFHQHLRKAERKVLDAVYTAPLVRDDPDR, from the coding sequence ATGACACCGGAGGGACTCAACGCGGATTTGCGTGACACCCTCGCCGTCTTTGGGGTCGACGGCGAACCGCGGACGACGCCGGAAGTGGCTGACTCCCTCGACGTTGGACGGCGCACCACCTACAACCGGTTACAGCGACTCGCTGAGTTGGGCAAGATAGAAACCAAGAAGGTCGGCGCGAACGCCCGCGTCTGGTGGCGCATCGCCACGTACGCACCGGGAGTAACCCGGACCGACGAGCAAGCGAACGGAACGGCTGACGCCGCAGACACCGAAGGCGATGCCGAAGTGCGGAGCCCGACCGGCACCGGCGAGTACGGACTCCTCGTTGACGCCGTCGAGGAGTACGCGATATTCAGTCTCGATCCGAATGGGCTCGTCACGTCGTGGAATGCGGGCGCAGAACGAATCACGGGATACACCGCAGCCGACGTTATCGGCGAGCACTTCTCGCTGTTCTACACGGCCGCCGACAGCGATTCTGGCTTTCCAGAACGGAACCTCGCGACCGCCCTCTCTGAGGGGTCATACGAGACGAGCGGGTGGCGACGCCAGAAGGACGGCACGCGCTTTTGCGCGCAGGTGACCATCTCGGCGATCACCGGCCCCGACGGCGAACATCTCGGGTTCGCGACGGTGACGCGAGACACGACCGAGCACCGCCACGCCGACGTAGAGCGGACACTACTATACGAGACCGCCCACGCCGTCGCCACCGCCGAGGCGAGCGACGAGGGCGTGACGGCCGCACTCAGACTCGTCTGTGAGACTACCGAGTGGGAGTACGCAGAGGCGTGGTTCCCGAACGACGACGGCGATCTGCATCAGATCAACGCAGCATACGTCGGGGAGGAACTCGAGGAGGTGGCGGCCGCGTCTCGCGAGATCGGCTACGGGCCGGGCGACGGACTACCTGGACGCGTGTGGGCGAGCGGAGAACCGGAGTGGACGTCTGCGGTCGCCGAGGACGAACCGAACGAGTCGCGGGCGGCGGCACTCGACAACGTCGGCGTGTCAGCAGCGGTGGCCGTCCCCGTCAGTGTAGACGACGCCGTCACTGGTGTCGTGGTGTTCCTCTCGCGAACCGCCCGTGAGGTTGACAAGCGTCTCGTCGGCCTACTCTCGTCGGCCGCAGACGAACTCGGTGCGATCTTGCGAGTTCGCCCTCCCGGCGAGCCGTTCGAGGGCGGCAACCCCCACGTCGACCGCGTTCTGGAGGCGAGTCCGGTCGGTATCGCCATCGTCGACACCGACGGGCGATACGTCCGCGTCAACGGTCGCGGCCGCGAACTCCTCGGACTGAGCGACGGGGCATCGCTCCCGTGTTCGCCCGAAGAGGTGACGCTGTACGACGCCGACGGCGAGGCGGTTCCACTCGCGGAGCATCCGGGGGTGCGAGCGCTCGACACCGCCGACCGCGTCCTCGACTGGGAAGCGCAGATACAGACGTCAGGCGAGCGAACGCGGTGGCTGACGGTCAACGCCTCGCCGGTGTTCGACGCCGACGGCACCGTCGAACACGTAATCGTGACGGCCCAAGACGTCACTGAACAGAAGACGCGGGCGAACCGCATTGAGCAACGTCGGGAGACGGTCGAGACGGAACTGACGACCGTGCTGGCGCGCATCAGCGACGCGTTCTTCGCCGTCGACGAGGACTGGCGGCTGACGTATCTCAACGACCGCGCCCGAGCGATGTTCGGCGACACTGATGCCGACCTCGTCGGTCGCGACGTATCCACGTTGCTCGATGACGCTGTCGAGGCGACACTTCGGGAACGAGTTCTAGACGACCTGGACGACTCCGAGTCGGTTCGGTTCCAAGAGTATCTCACAGAGGCTGACGAGTGGGTCGAGTTCTCAGTGTATCCCGCAGCTACCGGCGTGTCCGTGTACGCACGGACCGTGACCGACCGGGTGAACCGAATGGTGGAGCTAGCGCGCAGCGAGCGCATCATCGACACCATCGAAGACGGTGTGTTCGTCCTCGACGAGGACGACCGATACACGACGGTCAACGACGCGTACGCGTCGCTCGTCGGTCGCGACCGTGAGTCGTTGATCGGAGCGCACGTCTCGACTGTCCTCGACGACGAAGGCGTCGACCGGGTCGAACAGGCCCGCACCGGACTCGCCAGCGGTGACCGGGAGCAGATTACCTACGAAGTAGAGGTCACGACGCCTACGGGACGGACGTGGGTCGGTGAGGCCATCGTCACGCCGCTGGCGACGCAAGCAGGTGGCGAACGCGTCGGCGTCGTCCGCGACGTGACGGCGGCACGACAGCGGGAGGCCGAACTGGCCGCCGCCAACCGCCGCTACCGCGCACTCGTCGACAACTTCCCCAACGGGACGGTGTCGCTCGTGGACCCCGACCTCCGGTACGTCACCGTCGGGGGAGAGGTGACGAACGCCGTGGCCGCCGACGTGAGCGAACTCGTCGGCGAGCGAGTGCTCGACGTGCTTCCGGACAGCATCGGCACTCGGATCGCGGCGAACTACCGCCGGGCCCTCGACGGGTCGACGGTGACGTTCGAGACGACCGTCGGCGACGTTCGGTACAAGAGTACGTACGTCCCGATACGCGATTCCGACGGGGAGGTCGTCGCGGCGATGGGCATCTCCATCGACGTGACCCAACAGCGGGAGACGGAAGCAACTCTCAGGAAACACGTCCGTCAACAGGAGTGTCTCGCCGGACTGGGACAGGACGCCCTCGGCGACGACTCGGCCGAAGAACTGATCGAGCGGGTAGTCGACGTCGTCTGTGAGTCGCTCGGAACGAGTCACTGTACGGCGATGCGCTTCGACAGCGACAGCGAGCGCCTCCACCTCGCCCACGGCGTCGGTTGGGAAGAGGGCATCGTCGGAGAGACGTGGGTCCACGCCACAGACGACCACCACGCTGGCTTCACTCTCAGGACGGGTCGGGAAGCCGTCGTCGAAGACATCGACGACGAGTCTCGATTCACCGTCCCGGGCGTCCTCGTCGACCACGAGATCAAAGCAGGGATCACCGCGCGGATCGGACCGTCCGACGACCCGTGGGGCGTCCTCGCGGTCTACGACACCGAACCGATGGCGTTCTCGAGTGAGGACGCCGCCTTCGTCCAGTCGGTCGCGAGCGTCCTCGCGGCAGCCATCGACAGACGCCGGCAGACACGCGAACTCGACGCGCAGCGAACCGCCCTCGCAGCGGTAAACAGCCTCAACACCGTCGCTCGTGAGATCACCGCCGCGGTCCTCGACCAGTCGACACGCGCGGAGATCGAACGCGTGCTCTGTGCGCACCTGGCGGAGTCGGACTCATATGAGGTCGCGTGGATCGGCGAGGCTGACGACGACGCCGGTGTGATTCACTCACGCGTCGTCGCTGGCGACGATACAAATGAAATCCAGTTTTCTCTTACCGACCCCGAACGACCGGCCCGGAGTCTCACCGAAACTGCACTTCGGACAGGTATGCCACAGTTCCTTGAAGCCGACGAGGCTGGAGCACACGACAGGACAGGAGTGGACGCAGACGAACTCGGATCGCTCGCCGCGGTCCCGATCAGTCACGACGAAACGTCGTACGGCGTCTTGACCGTTCACACCAGTCGGACAGAAGGCTTCGGACGGGCCGAACGTGAGGTGATCGAACAGGTGGCGACAGTGGCCAGCCACGCTATCGCCGCGGCTGACCGCAAGTTAGCACTCGTGAGCGATGAACTCGTCGAGATTACGTTCCAGATCGACGACGTATACGGAACATTGGAAACAGCTATCGAACCGACAGGCCGGTACACATTCGATCACATCATCCCACTTGACGATGGCGAGTTCATCGTCCACGGCACCGCCGACTCCGAGTCGGTTCCGCATCTGCTGGAGTTGGCCGAGGTGAACCCACTGTGGAAGTCTGTCCGGACGTTCGAGAGCGGACAGACCGTCCGCATCGAACTGCACGCGGTTGACCTTCCCGTGTTCTCGGCTATCGCGGCCCGCGGCGGCTACATCGAGGAAGTCGTCGTCGAAGACGGCGACCTCAACGCGACGATTATGCTCGCTCCATCGGTCGACGTCGGCGGAATGTTGGACACCATCGAGCGTCACTATCCGGTCACGCATCTCCGGCGACGCCGCCAGTTCACTAGGTCGCGAGAGACGAGAGAACAGGTCAGTCACGAAATCGGGTCGTCGCTCACCGATCGCCAGCGAACTGCGCTAGAAGCGGCCTACTACGGTGGGTACTTCGAGTGGCCGCGGGCAATGGCTGCCGAGGAGGTCGCCAAGTCGATGGGCGTCGCCCCTTCGACGTTCCACCAACACCTTCGGAAGGCCGAGCGAAAGGTATTGGACGCGGTGTACACCGCACCGCTCGTCCGCGACGACCCGGATCGGTGA